A stretch of Geomonas oryzisoli DNA encodes these proteins:
- a CDS encoding ABC transporter substrate-binding protein, with translation MQPLAYPVGAIGSVLARDAVLKRDLSESGYLLRVVPFRKGTEMVDRMGGDLSAAIVGDMPVILMALRADVRVVGLAKKTFTSLVGRNITLLSQLKGKRVAYMDGSSAHHTLLQALSSAGLSERDVTLVQADLDAMPGLLEGGKVDAFAAWEPAPTLALVKNTDARVLFRGASSAFFLLSGSFAQKDPKTALVLSAAYMRAMNWMRKSNANLQQAALWATKDGAALSPRGAKLTTSQITEITRREILDVPAAPVIVSLPGRPPLKNEFDFLKKVGKIPRNSSFAALERAFAYDGLQQVLKSPLLYRLAEFEYRP, from the coding sequence GTGCAGCCACTGGCATATCCGGTCGGCGCCATCGGATCCGTTCTCGCGCGCGATGCCGTCCTGAAGCGGGATCTGTCGGAGTCGGGGTACCTGCTGCGGGTGGTACCGTTTCGCAAAGGAACCGAGATGGTCGATCGCATGGGGGGGGATTTGAGCGCGGCCATAGTCGGGGACATGCCTGTCATACTGATGGCCCTTCGGGCCGATGTCCGCGTCGTAGGTCTGGCGAAAAAGACCTTCACCTCCCTGGTGGGACGTAACATCACCCTGCTGTCACAGCTTAAAGGGAAGCGGGTGGCATACATGGATGGTTCCTCGGCCCACCACACCCTGTTGCAGGCGCTGTCGAGCGCAGGTCTCAGCGAGCGGGACGTCACGCTGGTGCAGGCGGATCTCGATGCGATGCCGGGGTTGTTGGAGGGGGGGAAGGTGGATGCCTTTGCCGCCTGGGAGCCCGCCCCTACCCTGGCTCTTGTGAAGAACACCGACGCACGGGTCCTGTTCCGGGGAGCCAGCAGCGCATTCTTTCTCCTGTCCGGCAGCTTCGCGCAGAAAGACCCAAAGACGGCTCTTGTCCTGTCGGCAGCGTACATGCGTGCCATGAACTGGATGCGCAAGAGCAACGCCAATCTGCAGCAGGCGGCACTTTGGGCGACAAAGGACGGTGCAGCCCTCAGCCCAAGGGGGGCAAAACTGACGACGAGCCAGATCACTGAGATCACGCGCCGCGAAATCCTCGATGTCCCAGCTGCGCCGGTCATCGTAAGCCTGCCGGGGCGCCCTCCTCTGAAGAACGAATTCGACTTCCTGAAGAAGGTGGGGAAGATTCCCAGGAATTCTTCCTTTGCAGCACTGGAGCGCGCCTTCGCCTACGACGGCCTGCAGCAGGTCCTGAAGTCCCCCCTGCTCTACCGGCTGGCCGAGTTCGAGTACAGACCGTGA
- a CDS encoding hybrid sensor histidine kinase/response regulator — protein sequence MNGIRERVIAYFGVLSFLGCAALLLVLIYGAPWLGIEGIHGLKEAEIVRALENAADQKKQSILTWLASRRTELAVLADSSDFVGATAALVDQQAASSAPPQDQVQFLSQHLITLKHTGSDAYDSVALIAPGGKVIAASEPDQVGSNYRYREFLNAAFTVGATEQIGTAWRDGHPVILISRQVAIRDRAGRETGEVPAVLVSVTRPQQGLESLALLPGIADAEGNQMILVGAQGELLASIPERKPEQAAQDPLLATLARQAMTMTESARLETLEDGRRILAAYRYVPLGVAQGWGIAVAMDQEKAFTPLVSTKARAVLFGMTMIALALVLVGWGGGRVAGPIRELRNTVLALERGNLSARTEAKYGAPQEIADLAAAFNSMATRIEDSHQDLERKVADRTKELRLEKENARRYLDLAGAMLMLLGSDGCIRMINRAGAQLLGMSEGEPLGLNWFDNFVPHERKHEVREVFDALMRGEQQLLEFYENHILTRDKGERLISWHNILMRDEDGTIQGVLCSGEDVTQKRQADLERGELERQLLHTQKLESLGVLAGGIAHDFNNLLMAIGGNVELVRHVIEPDSPAIKYLENAHQATKRAGDLTRQMLAYSGKGGYSVKLVDLNRLVGENVDLMKASMRKGATFAVQLQPELPLLEADPGQMQQIIVNLVTNAIEAAGEGGTITVATSVAEFGATQLAKSRLEQKPQPGTFLTIQVVDDGCGMDRATCERMFDPFFSTKFTGRGLGLSAVQGIVRGHKGAILVESAPKAGTRVQVLFPASAPKSGLQPADQVVHAVQDRPAARETALERALAKQESAKEVVAAGGAASAEGEEPEGAAREMVLIVDDEEMVRLVCRAMLRGLGYRTMVASDGPEAVALFREHADEIGVVIMDLSMPQMDGMTAAEHLRGIRPDVRIVLSSGFSAAEEARRLSGHHGAQFIQKPYDLVSLKQVLGQADPDPSP from the coding sequence TTGAACGGCATCCGTGAGCGCGTCATCGCCTATTTCGGCGTACTTTCCTTCCTTGGGTGCGCAGCCCTGCTCCTGGTCCTGATATACGGTGCTCCATGGCTTGGGATCGAGGGGATCCACGGGCTAAAGGAGGCGGAGATCGTCCGCGCCCTGGAAAATGCCGCGGACCAGAAGAAGCAGTCCATCCTCACCTGGCTCGCCTCGCGCCGTACCGAGTTGGCGGTGCTGGCCGATTCCAGCGACTTCGTCGGCGCGACTGCGGCCCTGGTGGATCAGCAGGCCGCGTCGTCCGCCCCTCCACAAGACCAGGTCCAATTTCTCTCCCAGCATCTGATCACTCTCAAGCACACCGGCTCCGATGCCTATGACAGCGTGGCGCTGATAGCGCCGGGAGGAAAGGTCATCGCCGCCAGCGAGCCGGACCAGGTAGGGAGCAACTACCGTTACCGAGAGTTCCTGAACGCCGCTTTCACCGTGGGAGCCACAGAGCAGATCGGCACCGCCTGGCGCGACGGCCATCCGGTGATACTGATCTCTCGGCAGGTCGCGATCCGGGACCGGGCGGGGCGGGAAACCGGGGAGGTGCCGGCAGTCCTGGTCAGCGTGACCAGGCCGCAACAGGGCCTGGAGTCGTTGGCGCTGTTGCCCGGAATCGCCGATGCGGAAGGGAACCAAATGATCCTGGTCGGGGCGCAGGGGGAACTGCTGGCCTCTATACCGGAACGCAAGCCGGAACAGGCGGCCCAGGACCCGCTGCTGGCCACGCTGGCGCGGCAGGCGATGACCATGACCGAGTCGGCGCGCCTGGAAACCCTGGAGGACGGGCGCCGGATCCTCGCCGCGTACCGTTACGTACCACTGGGAGTGGCACAGGGGTGGGGGATCGCGGTGGCGATGGACCAGGAGAAGGCATTTACGCCGCTGGTCTCCACCAAGGCCCGTGCCGTACTGTTTGGGATGACCATGATCGCCCTCGCGCTGGTACTGGTGGGCTGGGGGGGCGGACGTGTGGCCGGCCCGATCCGGGAGCTGAGGAATACGGTGCTGGCCCTGGAGCGCGGCAACCTGTCGGCGCGAACGGAGGCGAAGTACGGTGCACCGCAGGAAATCGCTGACCTTGCCGCAGCCTTCAACAGCATGGCAACGCGCATCGAGGATTCGCACCAGGACCTGGAGAGAAAGGTAGCGGACCGGACCAAGGAACTGCGCCTGGAGAAAGAGAATGCCAGGCGCTATCTGGACCTGGCCGGCGCCATGCTGATGCTTCTTGGGAGCGACGGCTGCATCCGGATGATCAACCGAGCGGGGGCGCAGCTCCTGGGCATGTCGGAGGGTGAGCCGCTCGGGTTGAACTGGTTCGACAACTTCGTGCCTCACGAGCGGAAGCACGAGGTCCGGGAGGTCTTCGATGCCCTGATGCGCGGAGAACAGCAGCTCCTCGAGTTCTACGAGAACCACATCCTGACCCGCGACAAGGGTGAACGGCTCATCTCCTGGCACAACATCCTCATGCGGGACGAGGACGGAACTATCCAGGGCGTGCTCTGCTCCGGTGAGGATGTGACCCAGAAACGGCAGGCGGACCTGGAGCGCGGCGAACTGGAGCGGCAGCTGCTGCACACCCAGAAGCTGGAAAGCCTCGGGGTGCTGGCCGGCGGCATCGCGCACGACTTCAATAACCTGTTGATGGCCATCGGCGGCAACGTGGAACTGGTGCGTCATGTAATCGAGCCGGACAGCCCGGCGATCAAATACCTGGAGAATGCCCACCAGGCGACCAAGCGGGCCGGGGATCTCACCAGGCAGATGCTGGCGTATTCGGGGAAGGGTGGCTACAGCGTTAAACTGGTGGACCTGAACCGCCTGGTCGGGGAGAACGTGGACCTGATGAAGGCTTCCATGCGCAAGGGGGCCACCTTCGCGGTCCAGTTGCAGCCGGAGCTCCCGCTTTTGGAGGCGGATCCCGGGCAGATGCAGCAGATTATCGTGAACCTGGTCACCAACGCCATCGAGGCGGCAGGGGAGGGGGGTACGATAACCGTGGCGACCAGCGTGGCGGAATTCGGCGCGACACAACTGGCAAAGAGCCGCCTGGAGCAAAAGCCTCAACCCGGTACCTTCCTCACCATCCAGGTCGTCGATGACGGCTGCGGCATGGACCGGGCGACCTGCGAGCGCATGTTCGACCCGTTCTTCTCCACGAAGTTTACCGGGAGGGGCCTCGGTCTATCGGCGGTGCAAGGAATCGTGCGGGGGCATAAAGGCGCCATTTTAGTGGAAAGCGCGCCGAAAGCGGGGACCAGGGTGCAGGTCCTTTTCCCGGCCTCGGCACCTAAAAGCGGGCTGCAACCGGCAGATCAAGTGGTACACGCGGTGCAGGACCGGCCGGCTGCAAGGGAAACGGCGCTGGAGCGGGCGTTGGCAAAGCAGGAGAGCGCCAAGGAGGTCGTCGCTGCCGGGGGCGCAGCATCCGCGGAGGGGGAAGAGCCTGAGGGTGCCGCCAGGGAGATGGTCCTCATCGTGGATGACGAAGAGATGGTACGGCTGGTATGTCGGGCCATGCTCCGGGGGCTTGGCTACCGCACCATGGTAGCCTCGGACGGCCCGGAGGCCGTGGCGCTGTTCCGCGAGCATGCCGATGAGATCGGAGTGGTGATCATGGACCTCTCCATGCCCCAGATGGACGGCATGACGGCCGCGGAGCATCTGCGCGGCATCCGGCCCGATGTCCGCATCGTCCTGTCCAGCGGCTTCAGTGCGGCAGAAGAGGCGAGACGGCTGTCCGGACACCATGGCGCCCAGTTCATCCAGAAACCCTATGACCTGGTATCGCTGAAGCAGGTGCTGGGCCAGGCCGACCCTGACCCGTCACCCTAG
- a CDS encoding cytochrome-c peroxidase translates to MKRMLLLLLVPLCLCHSAFAADDLMSRANKLFKPVPTKPPPLKGNPATPAKIELGAKLFFDPRLSSSQLISCNTCHNVGLAGADLQETSTGHGWQKGPRNSPTVFNAVFDVAQFWDGRAKDLQTQAKGPVQAAVEMNSNPELVVKTLKSIPGYLPLFRSAFPHATDPVSFDNMARAIEVFEATLLTPDSPFDRFLKGDAAALNAREKRGLRIFMDKGCAPCHAGTNVGGVGYYPFGVREAPTTEIRPAGDTGRFMVTNTESDRYVFKAPSLRNVAATQPYFHSGKVWKLHDAVLVMSSAQLGVKLKDGEVEDTVAFLKTLTGRQPRLSYPLLPPGSDETPHPLLK, encoded by the coding sequence ATGAAAAGGATGCTTTTGTTGCTGCTCGTGCCGCTTTGCCTCTGCCACTCCGCCTTTGCCGCGGACGACCTCATGTCGCGCGCCAACAAGCTGTTCAAGCCGGTCCCGACCAAGCCCCCTCCCCTCAAGGGAAATCCGGCCACCCCGGCCAAGATCGAACTGGGGGCGAAGCTGTTTTTCGATCCACGACTCTCGTCCTCGCAACTCATCAGCTGCAACACCTGCCACAACGTGGGATTGGCCGGAGCCGACCTCCAGGAGACCTCCACGGGACACGGTTGGCAGAAGGGGCCGCGCAACTCCCCCACCGTCTTCAACGCGGTCTTCGACGTGGCGCAGTTCTGGGACGGTCGGGCCAAGGACCTGCAGACCCAGGCCAAGGGGCCGGTACAGGCGGCCGTCGAGATGAACAGCAACCCGGAGCTGGTGGTGAAGACACTGAAAAGCATCCCGGGGTACCTGCCGCTGTTCAGGTCCGCCTTCCCCCATGCCACCGACCCGGTCAGCTTCGACAACATGGCCCGGGCCATCGAGGTCTTCGAGGCGACGCTGCTCACCCCGGATTCCCCGTTCGACCGTTTCCTGAAGGGTGACGCGGCCGCCTTGAACGCCAGGGAAAAACGGGGCCTGCGCATCTTCATGGACAAGGGGTGCGCGCCGTGCCATGCCGGCACCAACGTGGGGGGCGTCGGCTACTACCCCTTCGGCGTCAGGGAGGCCCCGACTACCGAAATCCGCCCTGCCGGCGATACCGGCCGTTTCATGGTCACCAACACCGAAAGCGACCGGTATGTCTTCAAGGCCCCTTCGCTGCGTAACGTTGCCGCCACCCAGCCCTATTTCCACTCCGGAAAGGTCTGGAAGCTCCACGATGCGGTGCTGGTGATGAGTTCCGCTCAACTGGGGGTAAAGCTGAAGGATGGCGAAGTGGAGGATACGGTGGCTTTTCTGAAGACGTTGACCGGGAGACAGCCGAGGCTTTCCTATCCGCTGTTGCCACCCGGCTCCGACGAGACGCCCCACCCTCTGCTCAAATGA
- the gltA gene encoding NADPH-dependent glutamate synthase, protein MSNDLSPKERMAIDRVHMPELPADERSTNFEEVNLGLSADQALSEAQRCLQCKTRNCVAGCPVGVSIPEFIDALACDDLPKAAKILRGDNALPAVCGRVCPQETQCEALCVRGKKGDAVAIGYLERYVADWAMLHPDRLLKEAKPEATGKSVAVVGCGPAGLTAAGELARMGHQVTIFEALHDTGGVLRYGIPEFRLPKEIIDREVAVLAELGVTIECNVIIGKTLTVAELSEDYDAVFIANGAGLPTMLNIPGENLKGVYAANEFLTRVNLMEAGRREDSATPILQRDEVAVIGGGNTAMDCVRTARRLGAKRAMIIYRRGEAEMPARIEEIKHAKEEGVEFIMLTAPLAIVGTEDGWVSALRCQKMELGPADDSGRRRPQPVADSEFDIPAGIVINAVGTNANPLLTATAPDLKLNKWGNVVADEEGQTSIPGVFAGGDIVRGGATVILAMGDGKRAAAAIDQYLKR, encoded by the coding sequence GTGAGTAACGACCTGTCCCCCAAAGAGAGGATGGCTATAGATAGGGTCCACATGCCGGAACTACCCGCGGACGAGCGGAGCACAAACTTCGAGGAAGTAAACCTGGGGCTCTCCGCGGACCAGGCGCTTTCCGAGGCGCAGCGCTGCCTGCAGTGCAAGACCAGGAACTGCGTCGCCGGCTGCCCGGTCGGCGTCTCCATCCCCGAGTTCATCGACGCCCTCGCTTGCGACGACCTCCCCAAGGCCGCCAAGATCCTGCGCGGCGACAACGCCCTCCCCGCGGTCTGCGGCAGGGTCTGCCCCCAGGAGACCCAGTGCGAGGCCCTTTGCGTGCGCGGCAAGAAAGGCGACGCCGTGGCCATCGGCTACCTGGAGCGCTACGTGGCCGACTGGGCCATGCTGCACCCGGACCGCCTGCTCAAAGAGGCGAAGCCGGAAGCGACCGGCAAATCCGTGGCAGTGGTCGGCTGCGGCCCCGCCGGGCTCACCGCGGCCGGCGAACTGGCGCGGATGGGGCACCAGGTAACCATCTTCGAGGCGCTGCACGACACCGGCGGTGTGCTCCGCTACGGCATCCCCGAATTCCGTCTTCCCAAGGAGATCATCGACCGCGAGGTGGCGGTCCTTGCCGAGCTGGGTGTCACCATCGAGTGCAACGTGATCATCGGCAAGACCCTGACCGTCGCCGAGCTCTCCGAGGACTATGACGCCGTCTTCATCGCCAACGGCGCAGGCCTCCCCACCATGCTCAACATCCCCGGGGAGAACCTGAAAGGAGTCTATGCCGCCAATGAATTCCTGACCCGCGTCAACCTCATGGAGGCCGGTCGCAGGGAGGACAGCGCGACGCCGATCCTGCAGCGCGACGAAGTCGCCGTCATAGGCGGCGGCAACACCGCCATGGACTGCGTCAGGACCGCCCGCAGACTGGGCGCCAAGCGCGCCATGATCATCTATCGCCGCGGTGAGGCCGAGATGCCGGCCAGGATCGAGGAGATCAAGCACGCCAAGGAGGAAGGGGTGGAGTTCATCATGCTGACCGCCCCTCTCGCCATCGTCGGCACCGAGGACGGCTGGGTGTCGGCGCTGCGCTGCCAGAAGATGGAGCTGGGCCCGGCGGACGATTCCGGCCGCCGCCGTCCGCAGCCGGTCGCGGACTCCGAGTTCGACATCCCGGCGGGCATCGTGATCAACGCGGTGGGCACCAACGCCAACCCGCTCCTCACCGCCACCGCGCCCGATCTCAAGCTGAACAAGTGGGGCAACGTCGTGGCCGATGAAGAGGGTCAGACCAGCATCCCCGGCGTCTTCGCCGGCGGCGACATCGTCAGGGGCGGCGCGACCGTCATCCTGGCCATGGGTGACGGCAAGCGCGCCGCAGCCGCCATCGACCAGTATCTCAAGCGCTGA
- a CDS encoding sulfide/dihydroorotate dehydrogenase-like FAD/NAD-binding protein: MFEVVSNEILAENLHKMVLVAPRIAKARKAGQFVMVRLAQGEERIPLTIGDADPAAGTITLFIQAIGASTRKIVSTPVGGFIRDVAGPLGKETHITNWGRVVCVGGGVGTAVLFPLVKALAEAGNEITTIIGGRSERYVILADELGALSKNLLITTEDGSLGYKGFVTGPLSEMIADPARAPQAVFAVGPVPMMKAVANLTREPGIETIVSLNPIMIDGTGMCGGCRVQVGSETKFACVDGPEFDAHLVDFDGLSDRLTSYRKEEAARHAAEGCKLAKEVAK; this comes from the coding sequence ATGTTCGAAGTTGTAAGCAACGAGATTCTCGCGGAAAACCTCCACAAGATGGTGTTGGTCGCTCCCCGGATCGCCAAAGCCAGGAAGGCGGGACAGTTCGTCATGGTCAGACTGGCTCAGGGCGAAGAACGGATCCCGCTGACCATCGGCGACGCGGACCCGGCAGCCGGGACCATCACCCTGTTCATACAGGCCATCGGCGCCTCGACACGAAAGATCGTCTCGACCCCGGTCGGCGGCTTCATTCGTGACGTGGCCGGCCCCCTGGGCAAAGAGACTCACATCACCAACTGGGGTCGAGTCGTTTGCGTCGGGGGCGGCGTCGGCACCGCCGTGCTTTTCCCGCTGGTGAAAGCGCTGGCCGAGGCCGGCAACGAGATCACCACCATTATCGGCGGACGCTCGGAGCGCTACGTCATCCTCGCGGACGAACTGGGGGCGCTTTCCAAGAACCTGCTGATCACCACCGAGGACGGCAGCCTGGGCTACAAGGGTTTCGTCACCGGTCCCCTTTCCGAGATGATCGCCGACCCGGCCCGCGCGCCGCAGGCGGTCTTCGCCGTGGGGCCGGTTCCGATGATGAAGGCGGTCGCCAACCTGACCCGCGAGCCGGGCATAGAGACCATCGTCAGCCTCAACCCGATCATGATCGACGGCACCGGGATGTGCGGCGGCTGCCGCGTCCAGGTCGGCAGCGAAACGAAATTCGCCTGCGTCGACGGGCCCGAGTTCGACGCGCATCTGGTTGATTTCGACGGTCTTTCCGATCGTCTGACCAGCTATCGCAAGGAAGAGGCGGCAAGGCACGCAGCCGAGGGCTGCAAACTGGCTAAGGAGGTAGCGAAGTGA